In Primulina eburnea isolate SZY01 chromosome 14, ASM2296580v1, whole genome shotgun sequence, the following proteins share a genomic window:
- the LOC140812161 gene encoding methionine S-methyltransferase-like isoform X2, with product MIFNMGGRPGQAVCKRLFERRGLRVNKPWQTKVIQAADTDISALVEIEKNSPHRFEFFMGLGGDQPICARTAWAYAQTGGHISHALSVYNCQLRQPNQVKKIFEFLRNGFKDISSSLDLSFEDDSVADEKIPFLAHLANVLKEISFFPYESPAGSRRFRSLIAGFMRTYHHVPLTADNVVIFPSRIVAIESALRMLSPRLAIVDEQLSRHLPRQWLTSLNIERTKPGRNVEEQITVIEAPRQSDLMVELIKKLKPEVVITGIAHFESVTTSAFELLLDITKEIGCRLFLDISEHFELSSLPTSNGVLKYLAGTPLPSHAAIVCGLLKNKVYSDLEVAFVITEEETMFKALCKTVELLQGSTAIVSQYYYGCLFHELLSFQLADRRPPAQRNAKPTRTSKVNDFSSSTISVLDQAELATDEREKSTLVHMDIDQSFLPIITPVKAAIFESFARQNITEPEIDVAHGLRQLISSNYGFPSASSTELIYADCPVALFCKWVLCCIHEGGTLCFPTGTNGNYVSAAKFLNAEIVNIPTYSEVGFKLTEETLTDVLKTLNKPWIYISGPIVNPTGTVYSNKEINILLSICAKFGARVILDTSFSGVEFNSKGVDGWNLRATLEKLSSTNPTFCVSLLGGLFFKMLSSGLKFGFLLINQQSVVDTFHSFAGLSKPHSTIKYTVKKLMDLQEQKTGDLLNAIVEQTELLGNRYKQLKQTLESCGWDVLEAHGGVSIVAKPSAYLGKTIKSNNSSGTGTQEITLDNSNIGEVMLKSCGLCINSASWTGIPGYCRFTFGSTDSDFQRALDCITKFKSLVSN from the exons ATGATATTTAATATGGGAGGTCGACCAGGACAAGCTGTATGTAAGCGTTTGTTTGAACGTCGAGGCCTTCGTGTGAACAAGCCTTGGCAAACTAAAGTTATTCAG GCTGCTGATACGGATATTTCAGCTTTAGTTGAAATTGAAAAGAATAGTCCTCACCGATTTGAGTTCTTCATGGGGCTTGGTGGAGACCAACCTATTTGTGCCCGCACTGCCTGGGCCTATGCCCAAACTGGGGGTCATATATCTCATGCTTTATCTGTATATAATTGTCAACTCCGACAACCTAATCAG GTAAAAAAAATTTTCGAGTTTCTAAGAAATGGATTCAAAGATATCAGCAGTTCTTTGGATTTGTCCTTTGAAGATGACTCTGTTGCAGATGAGAAGATACCATTCCTAGCTCATCTTGCTAATGTTCTAAAAGAGATTTCTTTTTTCCCTTATGAATCACCAGCTGGAAGCAGACGATTTCGCAGTCTTATTGCTGGATTCATGAGAACATACCATCACGTACCACTTACTGCAGAT AATGTTGTTATATTTCCATCGAGGATTGTAGCAATTGAAAGTGCTCTTCGAATGTTGTCCCCCCGCCTCGCCATTGTTGATGAACAATTATCGCGACATTTACCAAGGCAGTGGTTAACATCCCTGAATATTGAG CGGACAAAACCTGGGAGAAATGTTGAGGAACAAATCACAGTCATTGAAGCACCTCGCCAGTCAGATTTGATGGTAGAGCTGATAAAAAAATTGAAGCCAGAGGTGGTCATCACTGGGATAGCTCATTTTGAGTCAGTTACTACTTCTGCATTTGAGCTTCTTTTAGATATCACCAAAGAAATTGGATGTCGTTTGTTTCTAGACATCTCGGAGCATTTTGAGTTATCTAGTCTTCCCACTTCCAATGGAGTCCTAAAATATCTCGCTGGAACTCCTCTTCCATCACATGCAGCAATTGTCTGTGGCTTACTAAAAAATAAG GTTTATTCGGATTTGGAGGTGGCCTTTGTGATAACAGAAGAAGAGACAATGTTTAAAGCACTATGCAAGACCGTGGAACTCTTACAAGGAAGTACAGCCATAGTTAGTCAGTACTACTATGGTTGTCTTTTCCATGAGCTCCTGTCTTTTCAACTTGCTGATCGACGTCCACCTGCTCAG AGAAATGCCAAGCCGACTAGAACTTCTAAGGTCAATGACTTTTCTAGTTCCACTATCTCGGTACTTGATCAGGCGGAGTTGGCAACAGATGAACGGGAAAAATCTACCCTGGTCCATATGGATATCGATCAAAGTTTTTTGCCCATAATAACGCCCGTAAAGGCTGCCATCTTCGAGAGCTTCGCTAGGCAGAACATAACAGAACCCGAAATTGATGTTGCACATGGTTTAAGACAATTAATTAGCAGTAATTACGGCTTCCCATCGGCTAGCAGCACAGAATTGATATATGCAGACTGCCCAGTGGCACTTTTCTGTAAGTGGGTGCTCTGCTGCATTCACGAGGGCGGTACACTGTGCTTCCCTACTGGTACTAATGGAAATTATGTATCTGCTGCAAAATTTTTGAATGCCGAAATTGTAAATATTCCTACATATTCGGAAGTAGGTTTCAAGCTGACAGAAGAAACACTTACAGACGTTTTGAAGACTCTAAACAAACCATGGATCTACATTTCTGGTCCAATAGTCAATCCCACTGGGACGGTTTACAGTAACAAAGAGATAAATATTCTTTTATCCATTTGTGCTAAGTTTGGAGCAAGAGTTATACTAGATACTTCATTCTCAGGGGTTGAATTTAACTCCAAAGGTGTAGATGGCTGGAATCTGAGAGCTACTCTGGAGAAACTTTCCTCTACcaatccaacattttgtgtatcTCTACTTGGAGGATTATTTTTTAAGATGCTTAGTAGTGGGCTTAAGTTTGGGTTTCTTCTTATAAATCAGCAATCTGTTGTGGATACATTCCATAGCTTTGCCGGATTAAGCAAACCTCATAGCACTATAAAATATACAGTGAAGAAATTGATGGATCTTCAAGAGCAGAAGACGGGTGATCTGCTGAATGCCATCGTAGAGCAGACTGAACTTCTTGGAAATAGATATAAACAATTGAAGCAG ACACTTGAAAGTTGTGGTTGGGATGTTCTCGAAGCTCATGGTGGTGTCTCCATTGTAGCAAAGCCTTCTGCCTATCTTGGCAAGACTATCAAAAGTAATAACTCTTCCGGCACTGGTACTCAGGAAATCACGCTTGATAACTCAAATATTGGGGAAGTCATGCTGAAGAGCTGTGGTCTGTGCATCAATAGTGCTTCATGGACTGGAATCCCTGGTTACTGTCGCTTCACATTCGGCTCGACAGACAGTGATTTCCAGCGTGCATTAGATTGTATCACAAAATTCAAAAGCTTAGTAAGTAACTGA
- the LOC140811423 gene encoding LOW QUALITY PROTEIN: probable splicing factor 3A subunit 1 (The sequence of the model RefSeq protein was modified relative to this genomic sequence to represent the inferred CDS: inserted 1 base in 1 codon) translates to MLGSFSILPLPAPPVDGNLGPIPLAQVINESEDEKNGPTEGQATANDKSNSAPPSVATHTRTIGIIYPPPDIRNIVDKTSQFVAKNGPEFEKRIMANNEGNAKFNFLHASDPYHAYYLHRLSEARAQNQVSAQQQPSQDVPEPGAAAPAADLSDALTKPDPTAQFRPVRKVLEPPEAEQYTVRLPEGITGEELDIIKLTAQFVARNGKSFLTGLTSRESSNPQFHFLRPTHSMFMFFTSLADAYSKVLMPSKGLTDKLXKSVVDMTTVLERCLHRLEWERSQEQARQKAEDEIEQERLQMAMIDWHDFVVVETIDFADDEDDDLPPPMTLEEVIRRSKMTTMEEEDIIELGKEVEMDMDEEEVQLVEDGMRAASLEENVGLKSNETRIVPEEPEPPMRIVKNWKRPEDRILTEKDPTKYVVSPITGELVLINDMSEHMRISLIDPKYKEQKDRMFAKIRETTLAADDEISRNIVGLARTRPDIFGTTEEEVSNAVKAEIEKKNDEQPKQVIWDGHTGSIGRSTTQAISHNTGGEDLNDNVNNDGWSLPGPAPPPPIPGMPPVRPLPPPPGLLLNIPRPPTSIPYSMPTNTGVIAPPPPRPPVINIVPPVRPPPPMSMVHGQPLMANQPSLLPSMLPVPPPPGSQFTMLGGPRPFVHIPMPQPGMPMVPPPPMLQGMPPPPPPEEAPPPLPDEPEPKRQRLDDSMLVPEDQFLVKHSGPAHITISVPNVDEANLKGQVLEITVQSLSETVGSLKEKIAGDIQLPANKQKLSGKAGFLKDNLSLAYYNIGPGDSLSLSLRERGGRKR, encoded by the exons ATGCTAGGTTCCTTCTCGATACTGCCCCTTCCTGCGCCGCCAGTTGATGGGAATCTTGGTCCGATTCCCCTTGCTCAAGTGATCAACGAATCTGAAGATGAGAAAAATGGGCCTACTGAAGGCCAAGCAACCGCTAATGATAAATCCAATTCAGCTCCTCCTTCAGTTGCTACCCACACTAGGACTATAGGAATTATATATCCGCCCCCTGACATCAGAAACATTGTAGATAAAACTTCCCAGTTTGTGGCAAAAAATGGACCAGAATTTGAGAAAAGAATCATGGCAAACAATGAAGGGAATGCAAAATTCAACTTTTTACATGCCTCTGATCCTTACCATGCTTATTATCTGCACCGCCTATCAGAAGCTCGGGCCCAGAATCAAGTTTCTGCCCAGCAGCAGCCTTCCCAGGATGTTCCAGAACCAGGTGCTGCTGCCCCAGCTGCTGATTTAAGTGATGCTTTGACGAAGCCTGATCCTACGGCCCAATTTAGACCTGTCCGCAAGGTACTTGAGCCACCGGAGGCAGAGCAGTATACCGTTCGGCTTCCCGAAGGAATTACAGGGGAGGAACTAGATATAATTAAACTCACTGCTCAGTTTGTGGCCCGAAACGGGAAGTCATTTTTGACTGGTCTTACTAGCAGGGAGAGCTCTAATCCCCAGTTCCATTTCCTGCGGCCAACACACAGTATGTTCATGTTCTTTACATCACTGGCTGATGCATATTCAAAGGTACTGATGCCTTCGAAAGGGTTGACAGATAAGC CAAAGAGTGTCGTGGATATGACGACTGTCCTTGAACGCTGTTTACATCGTCTTGAATGGGAACGGTCACAAGAACAGGCCAGGCAGAAGGCTGAAGATGAGATCGAGCAGGAGCGACTGCAGATGGCTATGATTGATTGGCATGATTTTGTTGTGGTTGAGACAATTGACTTTGCTGATGATGAGGATGATGATTTACCTCCTCCCATGACACTTGAGGAAGTGATAAGGAGAAGCAAGATGACCACCATGGAAGAAGAGGATATTATTGAGCTCGGCAAGGAGGTGGAAATGGATATGGATGAAGAAGAGGTCCAACTGGTTGAGGATGGCATGAGAGCTGCTAGTCTTGAAGAGAATGTTGGTTTGAAGAGTAATGAGACCAGAATAGTTCCGGAAGAACCTGAACCACCCATGAGAATAGTGAAAAATTGGAAGCGGCCTGAAGATAGGATCCTAACTGAAAAAGATCCAACTAAATATGTTGTCTCACCGATAACTGGAGAGCTCGTTCTCATTAATGACATGTCTGAACACATGAGAATTTCTCTCATTGATCCCAAGTATAAGGAGCAGAAGGACAGGATGTTTGCTAAGATTAGGGAGACAACTCTTGCAGCAGACGATGAAATTTCTAGGAACATTGTGGGACTTGCAAGAACACGTCCTGATATTTTTGGTACCACCGAAGAAGAAGTTTCTAATGCCGTCAAGGCTGAGATTGAAAAGAAGAATGATGAGCAACCAAAACAGGTCATATGGGATGGCCACACGGGAAGTATTGGTCGATCAACTACACAAGCCATTTCTCACAATACAGGTGGGGAGGACCTAAATGATAATGTGAACAATGATGGCTGGAGTCTTCCGGGTCCAGCACCTCCTCCTCCCATACCTGGTATGCCACCAGTTCGGCCACTGCCTCCACCTCCAGGCCTTCTCTTGAATATTCCAAGGCCTCCTACCTCAATCCCCTACTCTATGCCAACCAACACTGGGGTAATTGCCCCACCACCACCTAGGCCTCCAGTAATCAATATTGTTCCTCCTGTTCGACCACCACCTCCTATGTCTATGGTTCATGGGCAACCTCTTATGGCAAATCAGCCATCATTGCTTCCATCTATGCTTCCAGTTCCACCTCCTCCAGGATCCCAGTTTACGATGTTGGGTGGTCCCAGACCTTTCGTTCACATCCCTATGCCCCAACCAGGTATGCCTATGGTTCCTCCGCCACCTATGCTCCAAGGGATgcctccaccacctccacctgAGGAAGCTCCTCCTCCACTGCCTGATGAACCAGAACCCAAGAGGCAAAGACTtgatgattctatgcttgttCCTGAAGACCAATTTTTGGTTAAACATTCG GGTCCTGCACATATCACTATCTCTGTTCCAAATGTTGATGAAGCAAATCTCAAGGGGCAAGTACTGGAGATTACGGTGCAATCCTTATCAGAAACAGTTGGCAGTTTGAAAGAGAAAATTGCTGGGGACATTCAACTTCCTGCAAACAAACAAAAGCTAAGTGGGAAGGCTGGTTTCCTCAAGGACAATTTATCACTTGCTTATTACAATATTGGTCCTGGAGACTCGCTATCTCTATCTCTTAGGGAACGTGGTGGCAGGAAGAGATGA
- the LOC140813035 gene encoding zinc-finger homeodomain protein 4-like — MKNHAIAVGGNATDGCGEFLPGGEEGTIEALHCSACHCHRNFHRKESTADDGPSSENYYRRQDNEFNPRTERTVLFVGHQNKELLERNALEYQAGTLIPSRSLARVQHRMGGAAAPSESDELDGYGGSGGGAAARPNQVAKKRFRTKFTQEQKEKMQDFAEKVGWKIQKLEESVVPKLLPRSWSEEKSSEGLDAQQ; from the coding sequence ATGAAAAACCATGCGATAGCCGTGGGAGGAAATGCGACTGATGGATGTGGAGAATTCTTGCCCGGTGGAGAAGAAGGCACTATTGAAGCTCTCCATTGTTCAGCTTGCCACTGTCACAGAAACTTCCACAGAAAAGAAAGTACTGCAGATGATGGACCCTCTTCCGAAAATTATTACCGCCGCCAGGATAATGAGTTCAATCCAAGAACTGAGAGAACAGTGCTCTTCGTTGGGCATCAGAATAAGGAATTATTGGAGAGAAATGCGTTGGAATATCAAGCTGGAACACTGATTCCCTCAAGAAGTTTGGCGAGGGTACAGCATCGAATGGGTGGAGCTGCTGCCCCTTCTGAGTCAGATGAGCTGGATGGGTATGGCGGCAGCGGTGGCGGGGCGGCAGCCAGGCCAAATCAAGTGGCGAAGAAGAGGTTCAGAACAAAGTTTACCCAAGAACAGAAGGAGAAAATGCAGGATTTTGCGGAGAAAGTTGGGTGGAAAATACAGAAGCTCGAAGAATCTGTGGTTCCAAAACTTCTGCCAAGAAGTTGGAGTGAAGAGAAGAGTTCTGAGGGTTTGGATGCACAACAATAA
- the LOC140812161 gene encoding methionine S-methyltransferase-like isoform X1 → MMVIPSIFVPEDWSFTFYEGLNRHPDSTFTEKTVAELGCGNGWISIAVAEKWLPLKVYGLDINPRAVKISWINLYLNAFDDDGQPIYDAEKKTLLDRVEFHESDLLSYCRENHIELERIIGCIPQILNPNPDAMSKMITENASEEFLHSLSNYCALQGFVEDQFGLGLIARAVEEGISVIKPLGIMIFNMGGRPGQAVCKRLFERRGLRVNKPWQTKVIQAADTDISALVEIEKNSPHRFEFFMGLGGDQPICARTAWAYAQTGGHISHALSVYNCQLRQPNQVKKIFEFLRNGFKDISSSLDLSFEDDSVADEKIPFLAHLANVLKEISFFPYESPAGSRRFRSLIAGFMRTYHHVPLTADNVVIFPSRIVAIESALRMLSPRLAIVDEQLSRHLPRQWLTSLNIERTKPGRNVEEQITVIEAPRQSDLMVELIKKLKPEVVITGIAHFESVTTSAFELLLDITKEIGCRLFLDISEHFELSSLPTSNGVLKYLAGTPLPSHAAIVCGLLKNKVYSDLEVAFVITEEETMFKALCKTVELLQGSTAIVSQYYYGCLFHELLSFQLADRRPPAQRNAKPTRTSKVNDFSSSTISVLDQAELATDEREKSTLVHMDIDQSFLPIITPVKAAIFESFARQNITEPEIDVAHGLRQLISSNYGFPSASSTELIYADCPVALFCKWVLCCIHEGGTLCFPTGTNGNYVSAAKFLNAEIVNIPTYSEVGFKLTEETLTDVLKTLNKPWIYISGPIVNPTGTVYSNKEINILLSICAKFGARVILDTSFSGVEFNSKGVDGWNLRATLEKLSSTNPTFCVSLLGGLFFKMLSSGLKFGFLLINQQSVVDTFHSFAGLSKPHSTIKYTVKKLMDLQEQKTGDLLNAIVEQTELLGNRYKQLKQTLESCGWDVLEAHGGVSIVAKPSAYLGKTIKSNNSSGTGTQEITLDNSNIGEVMLKSCGLCINSASWTGIPGYCRFTFGSTDSDFQRALDCITKFKSLVSN, encoded by the exons GTATATGGACTTGATATAAATCCAAGAGCAGTTAAAATTTCTTGGATAAATCTGTATTTGAATGCTTTTGATGACGATGGTCAACCCATTTATGATGCTGAGAAAAAAACTTTACTTGACCGGGTCGAATTTCATGAATCTGATCTGCTATCTTACTGCAGAGAGAATCACATAGAACTTGAGCGAATCATTGGATGCATACCTCAG ATTCTTAACCCTAATCCTGATGCTATGTCCAAGATGATTACAGAAAATGCCAGCGAAGAATTCTTACATTCCCTGAGCAACTATTGCGCCCTCCAG GGCTTTGTGGAGGACCAGTTTGGCTTAGGGCTTATTGCAAGAGCTGTTGAAGAAGGTATCTCTGTTATAAAACCTCTCGGGATTATGATATTTAATATGGGAGGTCGACCAGGACAAGCTGTATGTAAGCGTTTGTTTGAACGTCGAGGCCTTCGTGTGAACAAGCCTTGGCAAACTAAAGTTATTCAG GCTGCTGATACGGATATTTCAGCTTTAGTTGAAATTGAAAAGAATAGTCCTCACCGATTTGAGTTCTTCATGGGGCTTGGTGGAGACCAACCTATTTGTGCCCGCACTGCCTGGGCCTATGCCCAAACTGGGGGTCATATATCTCATGCTTTATCTGTATATAATTGTCAACTCCGACAACCTAATCAG GTAAAAAAAATTTTCGAGTTTCTAAGAAATGGATTCAAAGATATCAGCAGTTCTTTGGATTTGTCCTTTGAAGATGACTCTGTTGCAGATGAGAAGATACCATTCCTAGCTCATCTTGCTAATGTTCTAAAAGAGATTTCTTTTTTCCCTTATGAATCACCAGCTGGAAGCAGACGATTTCGCAGTCTTATTGCTGGATTCATGAGAACATACCATCACGTACCACTTACTGCAGAT AATGTTGTTATATTTCCATCGAGGATTGTAGCAATTGAAAGTGCTCTTCGAATGTTGTCCCCCCGCCTCGCCATTGTTGATGAACAATTATCGCGACATTTACCAAGGCAGTGGTTAACATCCCTGAATATTGAG CGGACAAAACCTGGGAGAAATGTTGAGGAACAAATCACAGTCATTGAAGCACCTCGCCAGTCAGATTTGATGGTAGAGCTGATAAAAAAATTGAAGCCAGAGGTGGTCATCACTGGGATAGCTCATTTTGAGTCAGTTACTACTTCTGCATTTGAGCTTCTTTTAGATATCACCAAAGAAATTGGATGTCGTTTGTTTCTAGACATCTCGGAGCATTTTGAGTTATCTAGTCTTCCCACTTCCAATGGAGTCCTAAAATATCTCGCTGGAACTCCTCTTCCATCACATGCAGCAATTGTCTGTGGCTTACTAAAAAATAAG GTTTATTCGGATTTGGAGGTGGCCTTTGTGATAACAGAAGAAGAGACAATGTTTAAAGCACTATGCAAGACCGTGGAACTCTTACAAGGAAGTACAGCCATAGTTAGTCAGTACTACTATGGTTGTCTTTTCCATGAGCTCCTGTCTTTTCAACTTGCTGATCGACGTCCACCTGCTCAG AGAAATGCCAAGCCGACTAGAACTTCTAAGGTCAATGACTTTTCTAGTTCCACTATCTCGGTACTTGATCAGGCGGAGTTGGCAACAGATGAACGGGAAAAATCTACCCTGGTCCATATGGATATCGATCAAAGTTTTTTGCCCATAATAACGCCCGTAAAGGCTGCCATCTTCGAGAGCTTCGCTAGGCAGAACATAACAGAACCCGAAATTGATGTTGCACATGGTTTAAGACAATTAATTAGCAGTAATTACGGCTTCCCATCGGCTAGCAGCACAGAATTGATATATGCAGACTGCCCAGTGGCACTTTTCTGTAAGTGGGTGCTCTGCTGCATTCACGAGGGCGGTACACTGTGCTTCCCTACTGGTACTAATGGAAATTATGTATCTGCTGCAAAATTTTTGAATGCCGAAATTGTAAATATTCCTACATATTCGGAAGTAGGTTTCAAGCTGACAGAAGAAACACTTACAGACGTTTTGAAGACTCTAAACAAACCATGGATCTACATTTCTGGTCCAATAGTCAATCCCACTGGGACGGTTTACAGTAACAAAGAGATAAATATTCTTTTATCCATTTGTGCTAAGTTTGGAGCAAGAGTTATACTAGATACTTCATTCTCAGGGGTTGAATTTAACTCCAAAGGTGTAGATGGCTGGAATCTGAGAGCTACTCTGGAGAAACTTTCCTCTACcaatccaacattttgtgtatcTCTACTTGGAGGATTATTTTTTAAGATGCTTAGTAGTGGGCTTAAGTTTGGGTTTCTTCTTATAAATCAGCAATCTGTTGTGGATACATTCCATAGCTTTGCCGGATTAAGCAAACCTCATAGCACTATAAAATATACAGTGAAGAAATTGATGGATCTTCAAGAGCAGAAGACGGGTGATCTGCTGAATGCCATCGTAGAGCAGACTGAACTTCTTGGAAATAGATATAAACAATTGAAGCAG ACACTTGAAAGTTGTGGTTGGGATGTTCTCGAAGCTCATGGTGGTGTCTCCATTGTAGCAAAGCCTTCTGCCTATCTTGGCAAGACTATCAAAAGTAATAACTCTTCCGGCACTGGTACTCAGGAAATCACGCTTGATAACTCAAATATTGGGGAAGTCATGCTGAAGAGCTGTGGTCTGTGCATCAATAGTGCTTCATGGACTGGAATCCCTGGTTACTGTCGCTTCACATTCGGCTCGACAGACAGTGATTTCCAGCGTGCATTAGATTGTATCACAAAATTCAAAAGCTTAGTAAGTAACTGA